A window of Rhododendron vialii isolate Sample 1 chromosome 11a, ASM3025357v1 contains these coding sequences:
- the LOC131307632 gene encoding mitogen-activated protein kinase kinase kinase 1-like: MHRIPRFFSHSDKKKNHRNAAAAAPGPMDPSTPKRRGTPKLDRRLAKKNIDYEPSTSSSSDAASPPSSLRTRSLDISPLGNRTSFRIQGIDGEFDAICRSLGLSGPDDFSIPAAAWEARKSRSSLDLPPRSRLHQIESPTGVDDKVKDCSSGGDVCVLSDRLVDAVRVSNVCELSADRLIDTFRVGNASHKQSNTTPASPDFAITVETSRCVGGGSGGGGGIKGVRPPAVLAPPPSILRPVVDYTSSTWDILNSFAPPVGVVDRGLSSSRGFSDDDEEEVEVEEEEEEEEVVKAGEGLDGARVGETARLSASCSFTTTSNDDDCSSSTTEPTSNISPNERFRRIISHWEKGELLGRGSFGSVYEGIADGGFFIAVKEVSLLDQGAQARQSIFQLEQEIALLSQFQHENIVQYYGTDKDESNLYIFLELVTKGSLLNLYQKYNLQESTVSSYTRQILHGLKYLHERNVVHRDIKCANILVDTNGSVKLADFGLAKVTKLNDVKSCKGTPFWMAPEVVKRNNQGYGLAADIWSLGCTVLEMLTRQIPYSDLESMQALFRIGRGVPPLVPDSLSADARDFILQCLQVNPSARPTAPQLLDHPYVKRSLSFSSGSSSPYNFGRRI; the protein is encoded by the exons ATGCATCGCATACCTCGATTCTTCAGTCATAGCGACAAGAAAAAGAACCACCGcaacgccgccgccgccgcccccGGCCCCATGGACCCCTCCACCCCGAAACGGCGAGGCACCCCGAAGCTCGACCGTCGACTGGCCAAGAAGAACATCGACTACGAgccctccacctcctcctcgtCCGACGCGGCGTCGCCGCCGTCGTCTCTCCGCACCCGGTCGCTCGACATCTCTCCCCTGGGAAACAGGACCAGCTTCAGAATCCAGGGCATCGACGGAGAGTTCGACGCGATTTGCCGCAGCCTGGGGCTCTCCGGACCGGACGATTTCTCGATACCGGCCGCCGCGTGGGAGGCACGCAAGTCCCGGTCGTCGCTGGATCTGCCGCCGCGGTCGCGGTTGCATCAGATTGAAAGCCCTACCGGAGTTGATGATAAGGTAAAGGACTGTAGTAGTGGTGGTGATGTTTGTGTGTTGTCGGATAGGTTAGTTGACGCCGTTAGGGTTAGTAATGTTTGTGAATTGTCAGCTGATAGGTTAATTGACACTTTTAGGGTTGGTAATGCTAGTCACAAGCAGAGTAATACTACTCCTGCATCACCTGATTTTGCAATTACTGTTGAGACTTCACGGTGCGTTGGTGGGGGCAGCGGCGGAGGGGGAGGGATTAAGGGCGTTCGGCCGCCGGCCGTTCTTGCTCCTCCGCCGTCAATTTTGCGACCGGTGGTTGACTACACGTCTTCGACGTGGGATATTTTGAATTCTTTTGCTCCTCCGGTTGGTGTTGTTGATAGGGGTTTGTCTTCTTCAAGAGGTTTctctgatgatgatgaagaggaAGTGgaagtggaagaagaagaagaggaggaggaggttgtgAAGGCAGGGGAGGGGTTAGATGGGGCTAGGGTGGGAGAGACTGCTCGTCTTTCTGCGTCGTGTTCGTTTACCACGACTTCGAATGATGATGATTGTTCGAGTAGTACTACAGAGCCCACGTCAAATATATCGCCGAACGAGAGATTTAGACGCATAATCTCACACTGGGAGAAGGGTGAGCTTCTGGGTCGTGGGTCGTTTGGATCGGTATACGAAGGCATCGCTGA TGGTGGTTTCTTTATCGCTGTGAAGGAAGTTTCTTTGCTTGATCAAGGAGCCCAAGCAAGGCAAAGCATTTTCCAACTGGAACAG GAGATTGCTCTTCTTAGTCAGTTCCAACATGAGAACATAGTTCAATATTATGGCACAGATAAG GATGAATCAAATCTCTACATCTTTCTTGAGCTGGTAACCAAAGGTTCCCTTTTAAACCTCTACCAGAAGTATAATCTTCAAGAGTCCACTGTCTCCTCCTACACAAGGCAGATCTTGCATGGTTTGAAGTATCTTCATGAGCGAAATGTGGTACACAG GGATATCAAATGTGCTAATATATTGGTGGATACAAATGGATCCGTTAAACTTGCAGATTTTGGTTTGGCAAAG GTGACTAAATTGAATGATGTCAAATCTTGCAAGGGAACTCCATTCTGGATGGCACCTGAG GTTGTTAAAAGGAATAACCAAGGGTATGGGCTTGCAGCAGATATATGGAGCCTTGGGTGCACTGTCTTAGAGATGTTGACTCGTCAGATTCCGTACTCGGATTTAGAAAGT ATGCAGGCATTGTTCAGGATTGGAAGGGGTGTGCCGCCGCTTGTTCCTGATTCTCTATCTGCTGATGCGCGAGATTTCATCCTCCAGTGCTTACAAGTTAACCCAAGTGCACGTCCCACGGCTCCTCAGCTCTTGGACCATCCATATGTTAAGAGGTCGCTTTCCTTCTCCTCAGGCTCATCATCTCCATACAATTTTGGCCGTCGGATTTAA
- the LOC131307579 gene encoding uncharacterized protein LOC131307579, producing the protein MAKVSKLRQKSDSRRHKANPYLVPSHSSKVSKDVRQKKKSSKVSEMKEWKDAKCSVCMEYPHNAVLLLCSSYHKGCRPYMCATSNRYSNCLEQYKKAYTKTTSTQIAESSHGTMDNTAFNLGFDCPDEKAEVSELLCPLCRGQVKGWTVVEPARNYLNAKRRTCMQDNCSFVGTYKELRKHVRAKHPRARPREVDPSLAEKWKRLEHERERDDVISTIRSSTPGAIVIGDYVIERNYRGFSSDYDLDDYMDDPIFRFESLGGGRNGDFNFERGYHSSDEEDGDMGGTGAASGRFGDNFFSRFRRYRSRFAPERLGRRRRRRAANRGL; encoded by the coding sequence ATGGCAAAAGTTAGCAAGTTGCGGCAGAAGTCTGATTCTCGACGTCACAAGGCCAACCCATATCTAGTTCCGTCTCATTCTTCGAAGGTTTCGAAAGATGTCCgccaaaagaagaagagttcAAAAGTATCGGAGATGAAAGAGTGGAAGGATGCAAAGTGCTCTGTTTGTAtggagtatcctcacaatgcgGTCCTTCTCCTTTGCTCCTCTTACCACAAGGGTTGCCGCCCTTACATGTGTGCCACTAGCAATCGCTATTCCAACTGTCTTGAGCAGTACAAGAAGGCTTATACTAAAACCACTTCGACCCAGATTGCAGAATCCAGTCATGGGACCATGGACAACACAGCTTTTAATCTAGGGTTTGATTGCCCCGATGAAAAAGCAGAAGTATCGGAGCTTTTGTGTCCGCTTTGTCGTGGTCAGGTCAAAGGTTGGACTGTGGTAGAGCCTGCACGTAATTATCTTAATGCCAAGAGGAGAACCTGTATGCAAGATAATTGCTCATTTGTTGGAACTTATAAAGAACTTAGGAAGCACGTCAGGGCAAAGCACCCACGGGCCCGCCCACGCGAGGTGGACCCTTCACTTGCTGAGAAATGGAAGAGGCTCGAgcatgagagagaaagagatgatgTGATCAGTACAATTAGATCGTCCACCCCAGGGGCAATTGTGATTGGCGATTATGTAATTGAGAGGAACTATCGCGGGTTTTCTAGCGATTATGATTTGGATGACTATATGGACGATCCTATTTTCAGGTTTGAATCCTTGGGTGGAGGGAGGAATGGTGATTTCAACTTTGAGAGGGGGTATCACTCATCTGATGAAGAAGATGGTGACATGGGGGGGACTGGAGCTGCATCTGGTCGttttggggataattttttctCTCGATTTCGCCGATATCGCAGTAGATTCGCGCCTGAAAGGTTGGGGAGGAGGCGGAGGCGCAGAGCAGCTAATAGAGGTTTATAA